In a genomic window of Piliocolobus tephrosceles isolate RC106 chromosome 1, ASM277652v3, whole genome shotgun sequence:
- the UBAP2L gene encoding ubiquitin-associated protein 2-like isoform X18, with protein sequence MMTSVGTNRARGNWEQPQNQNQTQHKQRPQATAEQIRLAQMISDHNDADFEEKVKQLIDITGKNQDECVIALHDCNGDVNRAINVLLEGNPDTHSWEMVGKKKGVSGQKDGGQTESNEEGKENRDRDRDYSRRRGGPPRRGRGASRGREFRGQENGLDGTKSGGPSGRGTERGRRGRGRGRGGSGRRGGRFSAQGMGTFNPADYAEPANTDDNYGNSSGNTWNNTGHFEPDDGTSAWRTATEEWGTEDWNEDLSETKIFTASNVSSVPLPAENVTITAGQRIDLAVLLGKTPSTMENDSSNLDPSQAPSLAQPLVFSNSKQTAISQPASGNTFSHHSMVSMLGKGFGDVGEAKGGSTTGSQFLEQFKTAQALAQLAAQHSQSGSTTTSSWDMGSTTQSPSLVQYDLKNPSDSTVHSPFTKRQAFTPSSTMMEVFLQEKSPAVATSTAAPPPPSSPLPSKSTSAPQMSPGSSDNQSSSPQPAQQKLKQQKKKASLTSKIPALAVEMPGSADISGLNLQFGALQFGSEPVLSDYESTPTTSASSSQAPSSLYTSTASESSSTISSNQSQESGYQSGPIQSTTYTSQNNAQGPLYEQRSTQTRRYPSSISSSPQKDLTQAKNGFSSVQATQLQTTQSVEGATGSAVKSDSPSTSSIPPLNETVSAASLLTTTNQHSSSLGGLSHSEEIPNTTTTQHSSTLSTQQNTLSSSTSSGRTSTSTLLHTSVESEANLHSSSSTFSTTSSTVSAPPPVVSVSSSLNSGSSLGLSLGSNSTVTASTRSSVATTSGKAPPNLPPGVPPLLPNPYIMAPGLLHAYPPQVYGYDDLQMLQTRFPLDYYSIPFPTPTTPLTGRDGSLASNPYSGDLTKFGRGDASSPAPATTLAQPQQNQTQTHHTTQQTFLNPALPPGYSYTSLPYYTGVPGLPSTFQYGPAVFPVAPTSSKQHGVNVSVNASATPFQQPSGYGSHGYNTGRKYPPPYKHFWTAES encoded by the exons ATGATGACGTCGGTGGGCACTAACCGAGCCCGGGGAAACTGGGAACAAcctcaaaaccaaaaccagacaCAGCACAAGCAGCGGCCACAG GCCACTGCAGAACAAATTAGACTTGCACAGATGATTTCGGACCATAATGATGCTGACTTTGAGGAGAAGGTGAAACAA ttgaTTGATATTACAGGAAAGAACCAGGATGAATGTGTGATTGCTTTGCATGACTGCAATGGAGATGTCAACAGAGCCATCAATGTTCTTCTGGAAGGAAACCCAGACACG CATTCCTGGGAGATGGTCGGGAAGAAGAAGGGAGTCTCAGGCCAGAAGGATGGTGGCCAGACGGAATCCAACGAGGAAGGCAAAGAAAATCGAGACCGGGACAGAGACTATAGTCGGCGACGTGGTGGGCCACCAAGACGGGGGAGAGGTGCCAGCCGTGGACGAGAGT ttcgAGGTCAGGAAAATGGATTGGATGGCACCAAGAGTGGAGGGCCTTCTGGAAGAGGAACAGAAAGAGGCAGAAGGGGCCGTGGCCGAGGCAGAG GTGGCTCTGGTAGGCGAGGAGGAAGGTTTTCTGCTCAAGGAATGGG aaccTTTAACCCAGCTGATTATGCAGAACCAGCCAATACTGATGATAACTATGGCAATAGTAGCGGCAATACGTGGAACAACACTGGCCACTTTGAACCAGATGATGGGACGA gTGCATGGAGGACTGCAACAGAGGAGTGGGGGACTGAAGACTGGAATGAAGAT CTTTCTGAGACCAAGATCTTCACTGCCTCTAACGTGTCTTCAGTGCCTCTGCCTGCGGAGAATGTGACAATCACTGCTGGTCAGAG AATTGACCTTGCTGTTCTGCTGGGGAAGACACCATCTACAATGGAGAATGATTCATCTAATCTGGATCCGTCTCAGGCTCCTTCTCTGGCCCAGCCTCTGGTGTTCAGTAATTCGAAGCAGACTGCCATATCACAGCCTGCTTCAGGGAACACATTTTCTCATCACAGTATG GTGAGCATGTTAGGGAAAGGATTTGGTGATGTCGGTGAAGCTAAAGGCGGCAGTACTACGGGCTCCCAGTTCTTGGAGCAATTCAAGACTGCCCAAGCCCTGGCTCAGTTGGCAGCTCAGCATTCTCAGTCTGGAAGCACCACCACCTCCTCTTGGGACATGGGCTCAACGACACAATCCCCATCACTGGTGCAGTATG ATTTGAAGAACCCAAGTGATTCAACAGTGCACAGCCCCTTTACAAAGCGCCAGGCTTTTACCCCATCTTCAACCATGATGGAGGTGTTCCTTCAGGAGAAGTCACCTGCAGTGGCTACCTCCACAGCTGCACCTCCACCTCCGTCTTCTCCTCTGCCAAGCAAATCCACGTCGGCTCCACAGATGTCGCCTGGATCTTCAGACAACCAGTCCTCTAGCCCTCAGCCGGCTCAGCAGAAACTgaaacagcagaagaaaaaagcCTCCTTGACTTCTAAG ATTCCTGCTCTGGCTGTGGAGATGCCTGGCTCAGCAGATATCTCAGGGCTAAACCTGCAGTTTGGGGCATTGCAGTTTGGGTCAGAGCCTGTCCTTTCTGATTATGAGTCCACCCCCACCACGAGCGCCTCTTCAAGCCAGGCTCCAAGCAGCCTGTATACCAGCACGGCCAG TGAATCTTCCTCTACAATTTCATCTAACCAGAGTCAGGAGTCTGGTTATCAGAGCGGCCCAATTCAGTCGACAACCTATACCTCCCAAAATAATGCTCAGGGCCCTCTTTATGAACAGAGATCCACACAGACTCGGCGGTACCCCAGCTCCATCtcttcatcaccccaaaaggaccTGACTCAGGCAAAG aatgGCTTCAGTTCTGTGCAGGCCACGCAGTTACAGACCACACAATCTGTTGAAG GTGCTACCGGCTCTGCAGTGAAATCTGATTCACCTTCCACTTCTAGCATCCCCCCTCTCAATGAAACGGTATCTGCAGCTTCCTTACTGACGACAACCAATCAGCATTCATCCTCCTTGGGTGGCTTGAGCCACAGTGAGGAGATTCCAAATACTACCACCACACAACACAGCAG CACGTTATCTACACAGCAGAATACCCTTTCATCATCAACATCTTCTGGGCGCACTTCGACATCCACTCTTTTG CACACAAGTGTGGAGAGTGAGGCGAATCTCCATTCTTCCTCCAGCACTTTTTCCACCACATCCAGCACAGTCTCTGCACCTCCCCCAGTGGTCAGTGTCTCCTCCAGTCTCAATAGTGGCAGTAGCCTGGGCCTCAGCCTAGGCAGCAACTCCACTGTCACAGCCTCGACTCGAAGCTCAGTTGCTACGACTTCAG GAAAAGCTCCTCCCAACCTCCCTCCTGGGGTCCCGCCGTTGTTGCCTAATCCGTATATTATGGCTCCAGGGCTGTTACATGCCTACCCG CCACAAGTATATGGTTATGATGACTTACAGATGCTTCAGACAAGATTTCCATTG GATTACTACAGCATCCCATTTCCCACACCCACTACTCCGTTGACTGGGAGGGATGGTAGCCTGGCCAGCAACCCTTATTCTG GTGACCTCACAAAGTTCGGCCGTGGGGatgcctcctccccagccccggCCACAACCTTGGCCCAACCCCAACAGAACCAGACGCAGACTCACCATACCACGCAGCAGACATTCCTGAACCCGGCGCTGCCTCCTGGCTACAGTTACACCAGCCTGCCATACTATACAGGGGTCCCGGGCCTCCCCAGCACCTTCCAGTATGGGCCTGCTGTGTTCCCT GTGGCTCCTACCTCTTCCAAGCAGCATGGTGTGAATGTCAGTGTGAATGCATCGGCCACCCCTTTCCAACAGCCGAGTGGATATGGGTCTCATGGATACAACACTG GAAGAAAATATCCACCCCCTTACAAGCATTTCTGGACGGCTGAGAGCTAA
- the UBAP2L gene encoding ubiquitin-associated protein 2-like isoform X15: MMTSVGTNRARGNWEQPQNQNQTQHKQRPQATAEQIRLAQMISDHNDADFEEKVKQLIDITGKNQDECVIALHDCNGDVNRAINVLLEGNPDTHSWEMVGKKKGVSGQKDGGQTESNEEGKENRDRDRDYSRRRGGPPRRGRGASRGREFRGQENGLDGTKSGGPSGRGTERGRRGRGRGRGGSGRRGGRFSAQGMGTFNPADYAEPANTDDNYGNSSGNTWNNTGHFEPDDGTSAWRTATEEWGTEDWNEDLSETKIFTASNVSSVPLPAENVTITAGQRIDLAVLLGKTPSTMENDSSNLDPSQAPSLAQPLVFSNSKQTAISQPASGNTFSHHSMVSMLGKGFGDVGEAKGGSTTGSQFLEQFKTAQALAQLAAQHSQSGSTTTSSWDMGSTTQSPSLVQYDLKNPSDSTVHSPFTKRQAFTPSSTMMEVFLQEKSPAVATSTAAPPPPSSPLPSKSTSAPQMSPGSSDNQSSSPQPAQQKLKQQKKKASLTSKIPALAVEMPGSADISGLNLQFGALQFGSEPVLSDYESTPTTSASSSQAPSSLYTSTASESSSTISSNQSQESGYQSGPIQSTTYTSQNNAQGPLYEQRSTQTRRYPSSISSSPQKDLTQAKNGFSSVQATQLQTTQSVEGATGSAVKSDSPSTSSIPPLNETVSAASLLTTTNQHSSSLGGLSHSEEIPNTTTTQHSSTLSTQQNTLSSSTSSGRTSTSTLLHTSVESEANLHSSSSTFSTTSSTVSAPPPVVSVSSSLNSGSSLGLSLGSNSTVTASTRSSVATTSGKAPPNLPPGVPPLLPNPYIMAPGLLHAYPPQVYGYDDLQMLQTRFPLDYYSIPFPTPTTPLTGRDGSLASNPYSGDLTKFGRGDASSPAPATTLAQPQQNQTQTHHTTQQTFLNPALPPGYSYTSLPYYTGVPGLPSTFQYGPAVFPVAPTSSKQHGVNVSVNASATPFQQPSGYGSHGYNTGVSVTSSNTGVPDISGSVYSKTQQSFEKQGFHSGTPAASFNLPSALGSGGPINPATAAAYPPAPFMHILTPHQQPHSQILHHHLQQDGQDILNFVDDQLGE; encoded by the exons ATGATGACGTCGGTGGGCACTAACCGAGCCCGGGGAAACTGGGAACAAcctcaaaaccaaaaccagacaCAGCACAAGCAGCGGCCACAG GCCACTGCAGAACAAATTAGACTTGCACAGATGATTTCGGACCATAATGATGCTGACTTTGAGGAGAAGGTGAAACAA ttgaTTGATATTACAGGAAAGAACCAGGATGAATGTGTGATTGCTTTGCATGACTGCAATGGAGATGTCAACAGAGCCATCAATGTTCTTCTGGAAGGAAACCCAGACACG CATTCCTGGGAGATGGTCGGGAAGAAGAAGGGAGTCTCAGGCCAGAAGGATGGTGGCCAGACGGAATCCAACGAGGAAGGCAAAGAAAATCGAGACCGGGACAGAGACTATAGTCGGCGACGTGGTGGGCCACCAAGACGGGGGAGAGGTGCCAGCCGTGGACGAGAGT ttcgAGGTCAGGAAAATGGATTGGATGGCACCAAGAGTGGAGGGCCTTCTGGAAGAGGAACAGAAAGAGGCAGAAGGGGCCGTGGCCGAGGCAGAG GTGGCTCTGGTAGGCGAGGAGGAAGGTTTTCTGCTCAAGGAATGGG aaccTTTAACCCAGCTGATTATGCAGAACCAGCCAATACTGATGATAACTATGGCAATAGTAGCGGCAATACGTGGAACAACACTGGCCACTTTGAACCAGATGATGGGACGA gTGCATGGAGGACTGCAACAGAGGAGTGGGGGACTGAAGACTGGAATGAAGAT CTTTCTGAGACCAAGATCTTCACTGCCTCTAACGTGTCTTCAGTGCCTCTGCCTGCGGAGAATGTGACAATCACTGCTGGTCAGAG AATTGACCTTGCTGTTCTGCTGGGGAAGACACCATCTACAATGGAGAATGATTCATCTAATCTGGATCCGTCTCAGGCTCCTTCTCTGGCCCAGCCTCTGGTGTTCAGTAATTCGAAGCAGACTGCCATATCACAGCCTGCTTCAGGGAACACATTTTCTCATCACAGTATG GTGAGCATGTTAGGGAAAGGATTTGGTGATGTCGGTGAAGCTAAAGGCGGCAGTACTACGGGCTCCCAGTTCTTGGAGCAATTCAAGACTGCCCAAGCCCTGGCTCAGTTGGCAGCTCAGCATTCTCAGTCTGGAAGCACCACCACCTCCTCTTGGGACATGGGCTCAACGACACAATCCCCATCACTGGTGCAGTATG ATTTGAAGAACCCAAGTGATTCAACAGTGCACAGCCCCTTTACAAAGCGCCAGGCTTTTACCCCATCTTCAACCATGATGGAGGTGTTCCTTCAGGAGAAGTCACCTGCAGTGGCTACCTCCACAGCTGCACCTCCACCTCCGTCTTCTCCTCTGCCAAGCAAATCCACGTCGGCTCCACAGATGTCGCCTGGATCTTCAGACAACCAGTCCTCTAGCCCTCAGCCGGCTCAGCAGAAACTgaaacagcagaagaaaaaagcCTCCTTGACTTCTAAG ATTCCTGCTCTGGCTGTGGAGATGCCTGGCTCAGCAGATATCTCAGGGCTAAACCTGCAGTTTGGGGCATTGCAGTTTGGGTCAGAGCCTGTCCTTTCTGATTATGAGTCCACCCCCACCACGAGCGCCTCTTCAAGCCAGGCTCCAAGCAGCCTGTATACCAGCACGGCCAG TGAATCTTCCTCTACAATTTCATCTAACCAGAGTCAGGAGTCTGGTTATCAGAGCGGCCCAATTCAGTCGACAACCTATACCTCCCAAAATAATGCTCAGGGCCCTCTTTATGAACAGAGATCCACACAGACTCGGCGGTACCCCAGCTCCATCtcttcatcaccccaaaaggaccTGACTCAGGCAAAG aatgGCTTCAGTTCTGTGCAGGCCACGCAGTTACAGACCACACAATCTGTTGAAG GTGCTACCGGCTCTGCAGTGAAATCTGATTCACCTTCCACTTCTAGCATCCCCCCTCTCAATGAAACGGTATCTGCAGCTTCCTTACTGACGACAACCAATCAGCATTCATCCTCCTTGGGTGGCTTGAGCCACAGTGAGGAGATTCCAAATACTACCACCACACAACACAGCAG CACGTTATCTACACAGCAGAATACCCTTTCATCATCAACATCTTCTGGGCGCACTTCGACATCCACTCTTTTG CACACAAGTGTGGAGAGTGAGGCGAATCTCCATTCTTCCTCCAGCACTTTTTCCACCACATCCAGCACAGTCTCTGCACCTCCCCCAGTGGTCAGTGTCTCCTCCAGTCTCAATAGTGGCAGTAGCCTGGGCCTCAGCCTAGGCAGCAACTCCACTGTCACAGCCTCGACTCGAAGCTCAGTTGCTACGACTTCAG GAAAAGCTCCTCCCAACCTCCCTCCTGGGGTCCCGCCGTTGTTGCCTAATCCGTATATTATGGCTCCAGGGCTGTTACATGCCTACCCG CCACAAGTATATGGTTATGATGACTTACAGATGCTTCAGACAAGATTTCCATTG GATTACTACAGCATCCCATTTCCCACACCCACTACTCCGTTGACTGGGAGGGATGGTAGCCTGGCCAGCAACCCTTATTCTG GTGACCTCACAAAGTTCGGCCGTGGGGatgcctcctccccagccccggCCACAACCTTGGCCCAACCCCAACAGAACCAGACGCAGACTCACCATACCACGCAGCAGACATTCCTGAACCCGGCGCTGCCTCCTGGCTACAGTTACACCAGCCTGCCATACTATACAGGGGTCCCGGGCCTCCCCAGCACCTTCCAGTATGGGCCTGCTGTGTTCCCT GTGGCTCCTACCTCTTCCAAGCAGCATGGTGTGAATGTCAGTGTGAATGCATCGGCCACCCCTTTCCAACAGCCGAGTGGATATGGGTCTCATGGATACAACACTG
- the UBAP2L gene encoding ubiquitin-associated protein 2-like isoform X14, producing the protein MMTSVGTNRARGNWEQPQNQNQTQHKQRPQATAEQIRLAQMISDHNDADFEEKVKQLIDITGKNQDECVIALHDCNGDVNRAINVLLEGNPDTHSWEMVGKKKGVSGQKDGGQTESNEEGKENRDRDRDYSRRRGGPPRRGRGASRGRECMHGALSKPAVVRGQENGLDGTKSGGPSGRGTERGRRGRGRGRGGSGRRGGRFSAQGMGTFNPADYAEPANTDDNYGNSSGNTWNNTGHFEPDDGTSAWRTATEEWGTEDWNEDLSETKIFTASNVSSVPLPAENVTITAGQRIDLAVLLGKTPSTMENDSSNLDPSQAPSLAQPLVFSNSKQTAISQPASGNTFSHHSMVSMLGKGFGDVGEAKGGSTTGSQFLEQFKTAQALAQLAAQHSQSGSTTTSSWDMGSTTQSPSLVQYDLKNPSDSTVHSPFTKRQAFTPSSTMMEVFLQEKSPAVATSTAAPPPPSSPLPSKSTSAPQMSPGSSDNQSSSPQPAQQKLKQQKKKASLTSKIPALAVEMPGSADISGLNLQFGALQFGSEPVLSDYESTPTTSASSSQAPSSLYTSTASESSSTISSNQSQESGYQSGPIQSTTYTSQNNAQGPLYEQRSTQTRRYPSSISSSPQKDLTQAKNGFSSVQATQLQTTQSVEGATGSAVKSDSPSTSSIPPLNETVSAASLLTTTNQHSSSLGGLSHSEEIPNTTTTQHSSTLSTQQNTLSSSTSSGRTSTSTLLHTSVESEANLHSSSSTFSTTSSTVSAPPPVVSVSSSLNSGSSLGLSLGSNSTVTASTRSSVATTSGKAPPNLPPGVPPLLPNPYIMAPGLLHAYPPQVYGYDDLQMLQTRFPLDYYSIPFPTPTTPLTGRDGSLASNPYSGDLTKFGRGDASSPAPATTLAQPQQNQTQTHHTTQQTFLNPALPPGYSYTSLPYYTGVPGLPSTFQYGPAVFPVAPTSSKQHGVNVSVNASATPFQQPSGYGSHGYNTGVSVTSSNTGVPDISGSVYSKTQSFEKQGFHSGTPAASFNLPSALGSGGPINPATAAAYPPAPFMHILTPHQQPHSQILHHHLQQDGQDILNFVDDQLGE; encoded by the exons ATGATGACGTCGGTGGGCACTAACCGAGCCCGGGGAAACTGGGAACAAcctcaaaaccaaaaccagacaCAGCACAAGCAGCGGCCACAG GCCACTGCAGAACAAATTAGACTTGCACAGATGATTTCGGACCATAATGATGCTGACTTTGAGGAGAAGGTGAAACAA ttgaTTGATATTACAGGAAAGAACCAGGATGAATGTGTGATTGCTTTGCATGACTGCAATGGAGATGTCAACAGAGCCATCAATGTTCTTCTGGAAGGAAACCCAGACACG CATTCCTGGGAGATGGTCGGGAAGAAGAAGGGAGTCTCAGGCCAGAAGGATGGTGGCCAGACGGAATCCAACGAGGAAGGCAAAGAAAATCGAGACCGGGACAGAGACTATAGTCGGCGACGTGGTGGGCCACCAAGACGGGGGAGAGGTGCCAGCCGTGGACGAGAGTGTATGCATGGGGCTTTATCAAAACCAGCTGTGG ttcgAGGTCAGGAAAATGGATTGGATGGCACCAAGAGTGGAGGGCCTTCTGGAAGAGGAACAGAAAGAGGCAGAAGGGGCCGTGGCCGAGGCAGAG GTGGCTCTGGTAGGCGAGGAGGAAGGTTTTCTGCTCAAGGAATGGG aaccTTTAACCCAGCTGATTATGCAGAACCAGCCAATACTGATGATAACTATGGCAATAGTAGCGGCAATACGTGGAACAACACTGGCCACTTTGAACCAGATGATGGGACGA gTGCATGGAGGACTGCAACAGAGGAGTGGGGGACTGAAGACTGGAATGAAGAT CTTTCTGAGACCAAGATCTTCACTGCCTCTAACGTGTCTTCAGTGCCTCTGCCTGCGGAGAATGTGACAATCACTGCTGGTCAGAG AATTGACCTTGCTGTTCTGCTGGGGAAGACACCATCTACAATGGAGAATGATTCATCTAATCTGGATCCGTCTCAGGCTCCTTCTCTGGCCCAGCCTCTGGTGTTCAGTAATTCGAAGCAGACTGCCATATCACAGCCTGCTTCAGGGAACACATTTTCTCATCACAGTATG GTGAGCATGTTAGGGAAAGGATTTGGTGATGTCGGTGAAGCTAAAGGCGGCAGTACTACGGGCTCCCAGTTCTTGGAGCAATTCAAGACTGCCCAAGCCCTGGCTCAGTTGGCAGCTCAGCATTCTCAGTCTGGAAGCACCACCACCTCCTCTTGGGACATGGGCTCAACGACACAATCCCCATCACTGGTGCAGTATG ATTTGAAGAACCCAAGTGATTCAACAGTGCACAGCCCCTTTACAAAGCGCCAGGCTTTTACCCCATCTTCAACCATGATGGAGGTGTTCCTTCAGGAGAAGTCACCTGCAGTGGCTACCTCCACAGCTGCACCTCCACCTCCGTCTTCTCCTCTGCCAAGCAAATCCACGTCGGCTCCACAGATGTCGCCTGGATCTTCAGACAACCAGTCCTCTAGCCCTCAGCCGGCTCAGCAGAAACTgaaacagcagaagaaaaaagcCTCCTTGACTTCTAAG ATTCCTGCTCTGGCTGTGGAGATGCCTGGCTCAGCAGATATCTCAGGGCTAAACCTGCAGTTTGGGGCATTGCAGTTTGGGTCAGAGCCTGTCCTTTCTGATTATGAGTCCACCCCCACCACGAGCGCCTCTTCAAGCCAGGCTCCAAGCAGCCTGTATACCAGCACGGCCAG TGAATCTTCCTCTACAATTTCATCTAACCAGAGTCAGGAGTCTGGTTATCAGAGCGGCCCAATTCAGTCGACAACCTATACCTCCCAAAATAATGCTCAGGGCCCTCTTTATGAACAGAGATCCACACAGACTCGGCGGTACCCCAGCTCCATCtcttcatcaccccaaaaggaccTGACTCAGGCAAAG aatgGCTTCAGTTCTGTGCAGGCCACGCAGTTACAGACCACACAATCTGTTGAAG GTGCTACCGGCTCTGCAGTGAAATCTGATTCACCTTCCACTTCTAGCATCCCCCCTCTCAATGAAACGGTATCTGCAGCTTCCTTACTGACGACAACCAATCAGCATTCATCCTCCTTGGGTGGCTTGAGCCACAGTGAGGAGATTCCAAATACTACCACCACACAACACAGCAG CACGTTATCTACACAGCAGAATACCCTTTCATCATCAACATCTTCTGGGCGCACTTCGACATCCACTCTTTTG CACACAAGTGTGGAGAGTGAGGCGAATCTCCATTCTTCCTCCAGCACTTTTTCCACCACATCCAGCACAGTCTCTGCACCTCCCCCAGTGGTCAGTGTCTCCTCCAGTCTCAATAGTGGCAGTAGCCTGGGCCTCAGCCTAGGCAGCAACTCCACTGTCACAGCCTCGACTCGAAGCTCAGTTGCTACGACTTCAG GAAAAGCTCCTCCCAACCTCCCTCCTGGGGTCCCGCCGTTGTTGCCTAATCCGTATATTATGGCTCCAGGGCTGTTACATGCCTACCCG CCACAAGTATATGGTTATGATGACTTACAGATGCTTCAGACAAGATTTCCATTG GATTACTACAGCATCCCATTTCCCACACCCACTACTCCGTTGACTGGGAGGGATGGTAGCCTGGCCAGCAACCCTTATTCTG GTGACCTCACAAAGTTCGGCCGTGGGGatgcctcctccccagccccggCCACAACCTTGGCCCAACCCCAACAGAACCAGACGCAGACTCACCATACCACGCAGCAGACATTCCTGAACCCGGCGCTGCCTCCTGGCTACAGTTACACCAGCCTGCCATACTATACAGGGGTCCCGGGCCTCCCCAGCACCTTCCAGTATGGGCCTGCTGTGTTCCCT GTGGCTCCTACCTCTTCCAAGCAGCATGGTGTGAATGTCAGTGTGAATGCATCGGCCACCCCTTTCCAACAGCCGAGTGGATATGGGTCTCATGGATACAACACTG